DNA sequence from the Gordonia polyisoprenivorans genome:
GCAGAACGCATCCGCGCTCACCTCGCCGATCAGCACCCCCTCGTCGTCACGACGCCACGCGAAACGTTGGAGATCGCGGACCGTGGTGGCGCCGTCCCGACGACGGCAGAACGCCGCAAAATCGTTGAGCCCCAACAGCGTCGAGGACGCCGCGTTCATCGCCTCGACGTCGAGGGTCCGACGCCAGGTCGCCGTGGTCCGCGCCCGGGTGGGTTCGGCGCCGAAGACCGCATCGGCGAGGCGGTACCGGTAGTGGCGACGCAGCGCCGAGAAGCGGGCGTCGAAGTGTTCGCTCACCGGGGTGACGGCCTTGACGCGCACATCGTCGGGCAGCATCTTGGCCAGCCGACCGACGAGCAGCGCAGGACCGCCGGCCAGACTGCGCGTGGCCAGCGCCGAGGCCGGGATATCGGCGTGACAGACCTGACCGGTCGCGTGAACGCCCGCGTCGGTGCGTCCGGCGACGGTCAGGCGGATCGGCACGCGCAGCACCGTGGCGAGGGTGTCCTCGAGTACCCCGCACACGCTGCGCTGCCCGACCTGCCGTGCCCAGCCGGCGAAATCGGTTCCGTCATAACCGATGTCGAAGCGCAGACGAACGAACCCGCCGTCCCCGGAATCGGTGGCGGCGGGTTCGTGCGGCACTGTCGGGCTCAGTCGTCCGACTTCTTCTCGGTCGAGCTGTCGACGTCGGCACCCTGCTCGTCGGCCTCGACGGCGGTCGCGGCGGTCGACTCGTCGTCGACGGCCTCGGCCACAGCCTCGGCGTTGGCCTTCGCGGCGTCGTCGGCGTCGGCCTGCACGGCCTCGACGACGTTGTCGCCCGCAGGCTCGGCAACCGCGGCCTCGGTCTCGTCGAGCTTGGCCTCGGCGGCCTTGCGGGACGCGGCGACGCGGGTGGCGCGATCGGCCTCGCTGGACGCGGTCGACCCGGTGACGAGTTCGATCACGGCCATCGGGGCATTGTCGCCCTTGCGCGGCAGCGTCTTGATGATGCGGGTGTAGCCGCCGTTGCGATCGGCAAAGCTCGGGCCGATCTCTTCGAACAGGACATGCACGATGTCCTTGTCGCGGATCACCTTGAGCACCTCACGCCGGTTGGCCAGCTTGCCGGCCTTGGCGTGGGTGATCAGCTTCTCCGCGTACGGCCGCAGGCGCTTGGCCTTGGCCTCGGTGGTGGTGATGCGGCCGTGCTCGAAGAGCGAGGTGGCGAGGTTCGCCAGGATCGCCTTCTGGTGGCTCGCCGACCCGCCGAGGCGGGCACCCTTGGTGGGCTTGGGCATTGTCTTCTCCTAGACGGACTCCCCCATCGCTGAATGGGGGAAATCAGGGTTGGCGTGCAGCGGCTACAGCTGCTCGGTCTCTGCGAAATCCTCACCGGAGTCACCGTCGAACGACACGTCGTCCGACCACGTTCCGGTCGCCGGGTCGTAACCGGCCACCTGCGACGGATCGAAGCTCGCCGGGCTGTCCTTGAGAGCCAGACCCAGGGCGTGCAGCTTCACCTTCACCTCGTCGATCGACTTCTGCCCGAAGTTGCGGATGTCGAGCAGATCCGACTCGGTCCGTGCCACGAGCTCACCGACGGTGTGCACACCCTCGCGCTTGAGGCAGTTGTAGGACCGGACGGTCAGGTCGAGATCCTCGATCGGCAGGCTGAACGACGCGATGTGATCGGCCTCGGCCGGGCTCGGCCCGATCTCGATGCCCTCGGCCTCGACGTTGAGCTCCCGGGCGAGCCCGAACAGCTCCACCAGGGTCTTGCCCGCCGACGCCAACGCATCCCGCGCGCTGATCGAGTTCTTGGTCTCCACATCGAGCACGAGCCGATCGAAGTCGGTGCGCTGCTCGACACGGGTGGCCTCGACCTTGTAGGTGACCTTGAGCACCGGCGAGTAGATCGAGTCGACCGGGATGCGGCCGATCTCGGCGCCCGACGCCTTGTTCTGCACGGCCGGAACGTATCCGCGGCCCCGCTCGACGACGAGCTCGATCTCGAGCTTGCCCTTGTCGTTCAGGGTGGCGATATGCAGATCGGGGTTGTGCACGGTGACACCGGCCGGGGGGACGATGTCGGCGCCGGTGACGGTGCCCGGACCCTGCTTGCGCACGTACATGGTGACCGGCTCGTCCTCTTCGGAGCTGACCACGAGGCCCTTGAGGTTCAGGATGATGTCGGTGACGTCTTCCTTCACCCCGGGGACGGTGGTGAACTCGTGGAGCACACCGTCGATGCGGATGCTGGTGATCGCAGCACCCGGGATCGAGCTGAGCAGGGTACGACGCAGCGAGTTGCCGAGGGTGTAGCCGAAGCCGGGCTCGAGCGGTTCGATGACGAACTTCGACCGGTTGTCGGCGAGGATCTCCTCGGTCAGGGTGGGTCGCTGTGAGATGAGCATTCTGAGATTTCTCCTTGTGGCCGACCGCTATATGACGGCCTAGAAGTGAACCGAACAGCTTGTGCTGCTTGGCAATTACTGATTCGACGGACTACTTGCTGTAGAACTCGACGATGAGCTGTTCCTGCAGCGGAACCTCGATCTGGGCGCGCTCGGGCACGTTGTGCACGAGGATGCGCAGGGTCGAGGGAACCACCTGCAGCCAACCCGGGACCGGACGATCGCCGACGAGCTCCTTGGCGATCTGGAACGGAGTGGTCTGCAGCGACTTCGGCCGGACGTCGACGATGTCGTACTGGCTGACGCGGTAGCTGGGCACGTCGACCTTCACACCGTTGACGGTGAAGTGGCCGTGGCTGACCATCTGCCGGGCCTGACGACGCGTGCGGGCGATGCCGGCACGGTAGACGACGTTGTCCAGGCGGGTCTCGAGGAGCTTGAGCAACTCGTCACCGGTCTTACCGGTACGACGGTTGGCTTCCTCGTAGTAGCGACGGAACTGCTTCTCGAGCACGCCGTAGGTGAAGCGGGCCTTCTGCTTCTCCTGCAGCTGCAGCAGGTATTCGCTCTCCTTGATCCGCGAACGGCCGTGCTGGCCGGGCGGGTAGGGGCGACGCTCGAACGCCTGGTCGCCTCCGATGAGGTCGACGCGAAGACGACGGGACTTCTTTGTGGCGGGGCCGGTATAACGAGCCATTGTCTATTCTTTCCTTTCCCGCTAGACCCGACGCCGCTTGGGCGGACGGCAACCGTTGTGCGGCTGCGGGGTGACATCGGAGATGGTGCCGACTTCGAGGCCGGCGGCCTGCAGCGAC
Encoded proteins:
- the truA gene encoding tRNA pseudouridine(38-40) synthase TruA, with product MPHEPAATDSGDGGFVRLRFDIGYDGTDFAGWARQVGQRSVCGVLEDTLATVLRVPIRLTVAGRTDAGVHATGQVCHADIPASALATRSLAGGPALLVGRLAKMLPDDVRVKAVTPVSEHFDARFSALRRHYRYRLADAVFGAEPTRARTTATWRRTLDVEAMNAASSTLLGLNDFAAFCRRRDGATTVRDLQRFAWRRDDEGVLIGEVSADAFCWSMVRSLVGAVACVGDGRRDVEWCRGLLAQRERSSQVPVAQARGLSLVGVDYPAADELSARNAVTRDVRDAVPPGVGGCCGG
- the rplQ gene encoding 50S ribosomal protein L17, with the translated sequence MPKPTKGARLGGSASHQKAILANLATSLFEHGRITTTEAKAKRLRPYAEKLITHAKAGKLANRREVLKVIRDKDIVHVLFEEIGPSFADRNGGYTRIIKTLPRKGDNAPMAVIELVTGSTASSEADRATRVAASRKAAEAKLDETEAAVAEPAGDNVVEAVQADADDAAKANAEAVAEAVDDESTAATAVEADEQGADVDSSTEKKSDD
- a CDS encoding DNA-directed RNA polymerase subunit alpha, with product MLISQRPTLTEEILADNRSKFVIEPLEPGFGYTLGNSLRRTLLSSIPGAAITSIRIDGVLHEFTTVPGVKEDVTDIILNLKGLVVSSEEDEPVTMYVRKQGPGTVTGADIVPPAGVTVHNPDLHIATLNDKGKLEIELVVERGRGYVPAVQNKASGAEIGRIPVDSIYSPVLKVTYKVEATRVEQRTDFDRLVLDVETKNSISARDALASAGKTLVELFGLARELNVEAEGIEIGPSPAEADHIASFSLPIEDLDLTVRSYNCLKREGVHTVGELVARTESDLLDIRNFGQKSIDEVKVKLHALGLALKDSPASFDPSQVAGYDPATGTWSDDVSFDGDSGEDFAETEQL
- the rpsD gene encoding 30S ribosomal protein S4, with protein sequence MARYTGPATKKSRRLRVDLIGGDQAFERRPYPPGQHGRSRIKESEYLLQLQEKQKARFTYGVLEKQFRRYYEEANRRTGKTGDELLKLLETRLDNVVYRAGIARTRRQARQMVSHGHFTVNGVKVDVPSYRVSQYDIVDVRPKSLQTTPFQIAKELVGDRPVPGWLQVVPSTLRILVHNVPERAQIEVPLQEQLIVEFYSK